TATTGGTTGATCGTAGCTTTTTCAGAGGTATTATATCGAATTCTTCCATTTCTTGATTTATTATTTTCCTTTCATATTATTAATTAAGCCGGAAATCTTGGGCCTTTATTCGAATCTAGCAGGTAATACTTAGACATCTTAATGATCCTCCATGTTGCGCCAGCATGTCACAATTGATCTTGATTACCTGATAACCATATCTAGACAGTGCTTCTTCATTCACATTATTATAATAGATCGTTTCTTTTAAGGTTGTCAAAGTGTATTCTGGTAGAATAATGGCATTATTTAAGCGCAAGAAATTCACATAACAGCCATTTGCAGTATATGTACAGCATTTCTTTTTAGCTTCGCATTCGCAAGGAATAGAATAACCTAGTGGCCTTTCTTGAATGACTTGTATACGAAGGTTTAAATCATTGCAAATACCTTTCAATGATTCCAAATACTTGTAATCATCCTTAAGGCTGTCCAACTTGGGGTATTCACTTATGCAAATAATGTCATCATCTATAAATCCCATATAACCATCTGAATGTCCAACCACATCACCTTTATTGGTTGGAATGAGGATAGGAGTAACTCCCATTTTATCTTTTATAATAGCAATTATTTCTTGCTCCGGCAGGTCATTATCTCGCAAGATTTTTTCTGTCATGAAGGCAAAACGATGATTAGCTATAAAATTACCGCCATCTAATTTTAATGGGATATGGATAATCCCTCTTTGGAGATGGTCTTTGATTATATTAATGGAAATGTTATTGAGGTTACGGTAATTCATACTTCTGATCTGGTAGTTACAGTAATTTGGCTCATAGATTGGTTTGTA
This Chitinophaga sancti DNA region includes the following protein-coding sequences:
- a CDS encoding agmatine deiminase family protein; its protein translation is MVKADFDKVNHLFLSYPDGFNNEYDELVPFFDKLITKVPPEIHLHIIVSNIRAKQKLEFKFPRRMMDVVIEESWNEIWLRDVMGISNGENIYKPIYEPNYCNYQIRSMNYRNLNNISINIIKDHLQRGIIHIPLKLDGGNFIANHRFAFMTEKILRDNDLPEQEIIAIIKDKMGVTPILIPTNKGDVVGHSDGYMGFIDDDIICISEYPKLDSLKDDYKYLESLKGICNDLNLRIQVIQERPLGYSIPCECEAKKKCCTYTANGCYVNFLRLNNAIILPEYTLTTLKETIYYNNVNEEALSRYGYQVIKINCDMLAQHGGSLRCLSITC